One genomic segment of Arthrobacter sp. JZ12 includes these proteins:
- a CDS encoding MFS transporter has translation MTGQDPESPELIDGEIDTSLRSPAERFRTFMGILVNTAVANITTSYLWFALTFWAYLETRNVIATGVIGGAYMLLIALSSVSFGTFVDRYRKLSVMRFAGGFTLVMFMISGVLYLLTPLENLLDLTQPWFWVFTVIILIGAVVENMRNIALSTTVTILIEPDRRANANGLVGMVQGIMFIITSVLSGLSVGLLGMGWTIVVALVLTALAFVHLLTLRLPEEIRAAASDAHGGFDLRGSYAAVMAISGLFALIMFSTFNNFVGGVYMALMDPYGLEMFSAEMWGTLFALGSTGFIAGGALIGKFGLGPNPLRTMLLAVVVMGIIGAVFTIREWAWLYIAGIWLYLVLIPFIEAAEQTVIQRVVPLPRQGRVFGLAMAFESAAAPITAFLIAPIAQFWIIPYARSTEGAAQLAPLLGEGTSRGIGLVFLVAGIVIIAAALLAFLTPVYKRVSASYAEAAAETAPAA, from the coding sequence ATGACCGGGCAGGATCCCGAATCCCCAGAGCTCATTGACGGCGAAATCGACACCTCCCTGCGAAGTCCGGCGGAGCGCTTCCGCACCTTCATGGGAATCCTGGTGAACACCGCCGTTGCCAACATCACCACCAGTTACCTGTGGTTCGCCCTGACCTTCTGGGCCTACCTGGAGACCCGGAACGTGATAGCAACGGGCGTGATCGGCGGTGCCTACATGCTGCTGATCGCCCTCTCGAGCGTCAGCTTCGGAACCTTCGTGGACCGCTACCGCAAGCTCTCCGTGATGCGCTTCGCCGGCGGCTTCACCCTGGTGATGTTCATGATTTCCGGCGTTCTGTACCTGCTCACGCCGCTGGAGAACCTGCTGGACCTGACCCAGCCGTGGTTCTGGGTGTTCACGGTGATCATCCTGATCGGCGCGGTCGTGGAGAACATGCGCAACATTGCCCTCTCCACGACGGTCACCATCCTGATCGAACCGGACCGACGGGCGAATGCCAACGGATTGGTGGGGATGGTCCAGGGCATTATGTTCATCATCACCTCGGTCCTGTCCGGGCTGTCCGTGGGGCTGCTCGGCATGGGCTGGACGATCGTCGTCGCGCTTGTGCTGACGGCACTGGCGTTCGTGCACCTGCTCACGCTGCGCCTGCCCGAGGAGATCCGCGCGGCCGCCTCCGATGCGCACGGCGGCTTCGACCTGCGCGGTTCCTACGCCGCCGTCATGGCCATCTCCGGCCTGTTCGCGCTGATCATGTTCTCTACGTTCAACAACTTCGTGGGCGGCGTGTACATGGCGCTGATGGACCCGTACGGACTTGAGATGTTCTCAGCGGAAATGTGGGGAACGTTATTCGCGCTCGGCTCCACCGGATTCATCGCGGGCGGCGCCCTCATCGGAAAGTTCGGCCTCGGGCCCAATCCGTTGCGCACCATGTTGCTTGCCGTCGTCGTCATGGGAATCATCGGCGCGGTCTTCACGATCCGGGAATGGGCGTGGCTCTATATAGCCGGAATCTGGCTGTACCTGGTGCTGATCCCCTTCATCGAGGCCGCGGAGCAGACGGTCATCCAGCGGGTGGTGCCGCTGCCCCGCCAGGGACGGGTGTTCGGGCTGGCCATGGCGTTCGAGTCGGCCGCCGCTCCCATCACCGCGTTCCTGATTGCCCCCATCGCACAGTTCTGGATCATCCCCTACGCCAGATCCACCGAAGGCGCCGCCCAGCTTGCCCCGCTGCTCGGCGAGGGCACCTCCCGGGGCATCGGGCTGGTGTTCCTGGTCGCGGGAATCGTCATCATCGCGGCGGCGTTGCTGGCATTCCTGACGCCGGTCTACAAACGGGTGTCAGCGTCGTATGCGGAGGCAGCCGCCGAGACCGCACCCGCCGCCTAG
- a CDS encoding PhzF family phenazine biosynthesis protein — protein sequence MTSPRPFAQVDVFSRTPYLGNPVAVVLDGTGLSDDAMQRVARWTNLSETTFLLPPGHPDADYRVRIFTPGGELPFAGHPTLGSAHAWLDDGGIPQRSDRIIQECAAGLIEVKRGNGTLSFAAPATQRTGELEDGYLQQIVSAFGIESGQVLSHQWVDNGPGWAVIRLATAQEVLDLEPDLSQIPTAMIGAIGAHPEGSPYAFEMRTFAPGVGISEDPVCGSMNASVGQWLTGSGAVAGSYRVSQGTRLGRAGDISVTADDDGGVWVGGATTTCFRGTAVI from the coding sequence ATGACTTCTCCCCGCCCGTTCGCACAGGTCGACGTCTTCTCCCGCACCCCCTACCTGGGCAACCCGGTCGCCGTCGTCCTGGACGGCACCGGACTGAGTGACGACGCCATGCAGCGCGTCGCCCGCTGGACCAACCTCTCCGAGACCACCTTCCTCCTGCCGCCCGGCCATCCCGACGCCGACTACCGGGTCCGCATCTTCACTCCGGGCGGTGAGCTGCCCTTCGCCGGCCATCCGACGCTGGGCTCGGCGCATGCGTGGCTCGACGACGGCGGCATCCCCCAGCGCTCCGACCGCATCATCCAGGAGTGCGCCGCCGGCCTCATCGAGGTGAAGCGCGGCAACGGAACCCTGTCCTTCGCTGCTCCCGCCACGCAGCGCACGGGCGAACTTGAGGACGGCTACCTGCAGCAGATCGTCTCGGCCTTCGGTATTGAGTCCGGCCAGGTCCTTTCCCACCAGTGGGTGGACAACGGGCCGGGTTGGGCGGTCATCCGCCTGGCCACTGCGCAGGAGGTGCTGGACCTCGAACCGGACCTTTCGCAGATTCCGACGGCGATGATCGGCGCCATCGGCGCCCACCCGGAGGGTTCACCCTACGCTTTCGAAATGCGCACCTTCGCGCCCGGCGTCGGCATTTCGGAGGATCCCGTGTGCGGAAGCATGAACGCTTCGGTAGGCCAGTGGCTCACCGGTTCCGGCGCGGTGGCCGGCAGCTACCGCGTCTCGCAGGGGACAAGGCTGGGCAGGGCGGGCGACATTTCGGTGACCGCCGACGACGACGGCGGCGTCTGGGTGGGCGGCGCCACCACCACCTGCTTCCGCGGAACAGCTGTTATCTGA
- a CDS encoding CBU_0592 family membrane protein — translation MAVLADIAGWLGAVLVLGGYAAFSLGWIRNGVLFQSCNLFGSAGLIVNAFHNEAWAFVLLNGVWVSIAVAALARLARAKAAPAMPTAPAPTQVK, via the coding sequence ATGGCTGTCTTGGCTGACATCGCCGGCTGGCTTGGTGCGGTGCTGGTGCTGGGCGGATATGCCGCATTCTCGCTGGGCTGGATCAGGAACGGAGTGCTGTTCCAGAGTTGCAATCTGTTCGGTTCGGCCGGACTTATCGTGAACGCGTTCCACAACGAAGCCTGGGCCTTCGTGTTGCTGAACGGCGTATGGGTCTCCATTGCGGTAGCGGCCTTGGCGCGGCTTGCCCGCGCTAAGGCGGCACCAGCCATGCCCACGGCGCCGGCGCCGACGCAAGTCAAGTAA
- a CDS encoding glucose 1-dehydrogenase produces the protein MSLDREEGVRELDGKVALITGGGRGIGRGVVDRFLEEGAQVAIVQRQKLEPVLSGHPLVLGITADIADPQAITEAVEHTVGHFGGIDILVNNAGMMFERSIEEIRLEEWDRMMAVNLRAPLLLTQAVLPHMRRRGGGSIINIGSIEGLAANPQHAAYCASKAGIHGMTRAVALDLGEAGIRCNAIAPGWIASDLSDDYLASQPDPDAAREALNRLHPVGRLGLPLDVGNLAVFLASDRSGFLTGEVIVLDGGRTARLPLPF, from the coding sequence ATGAGCTTGGACCGTGAGGAGGGCGTGAGGGAGCTTGACGGGAAAGTAGCCCTGATTACCGGTGGTGGGCGGGGCATCGGGAGGGGTGTCGTCGACCGGTTCCTGGAGGAAGGCGCACAGGTGGCGATTGTCCAGCGCCAGAAACTTGAGCCGGTGCTTTCCGGACACCCCCTCGTTCTGGGTATCACCGCCGACATCGCTGACCCTCAAGCCATCACCGAAGCAGTGGAGCATACCGTTGGGCACTTCGGCGGCATCGACATTCTCGTCAACAACGCCGGGATGATGTTCGAGCGCAGCATCGAGGAGATCCGGCTCGAGGAGTGGGACCGCATGATGGCAGTGAACCTCCGCGCCCCGTTGTTGCTGACCCAGGCGGTCCTGCCGCACATGCGACGGCGCGGGGGCGGAAGCATCATCAACATCGGTTCGATCGAAGGTCTTGCCGCCAACCCGCAGCATGCCGCGTACTGTGCGTCCAAGGCAGGAATCCACGGGATGACACGGGCGGTTGCACTGGATCTCGGTGAGGCGGGCATCCGCTGCAACGCCATCGCGCCGGGGTGGATAGCCTCCGATTTGAGCGATGACTATCTCGCGTCCCAGCCTGATCCGGATGCTGCCCGGGAGGCGCTCAACAGGCTCCATCCCGTCGGCCGATTGGGCCTGCCGCTGGATGTCGGAAATCTGGCCGTCTTCCTGGCGAGTGACCGCTCAGGCTTCCTGACCGGGGAAGTGATAGTGCTCGACGGCGGCAGAACCGCCCGGCTACCCCTTCCGTTTTAG
- a CDS encoding dihydroxy-acid dehydratase, which produces MNGSENEIGVDRKLTSYGDPGFSKFLRRAFLSSAGLDAEDLKRPVVGIVNTSSDYTTCHRDMPQLIEHVKRGVLEAGGLPFVFPVMSLGEILTNPTTMLFRNLMAMELEEQIKSQPMDSVVLLGGCDKTVPAELMAAASADIPAIALVVGPMSVGSYKGERLGACTDCRRMWTDYRGGKIDEAGIGEVNQELAPTAGTCMVMGTASTMACLVEAMGMSLPYAGTAPAVSAQRLRLGVETGRRAVEIGLSGRRPSEIMTEGAFRNAVTVLSAISGSTNAVIHLTAIARRLGLKLSLEDFHEIASSVPLLVDCKPAGRNYLPDMHRDGGVPALLRTLAPMLDLSVTTVTGETLGQVLEAHTGPEDWQDTIRTLDDPLGPEGTLVTLTGSLAPGGAVLKAAAASPDLLVHEGTACVFDSLEDVEARLDDEKLGLTPDHVLVMRNIGPVGAGMPEAGSIPIPKYLAAQGVRDMVRISDGRMSGTAYGTIVLHCAPEAALGGPLALVRDGDRIRLDVPNRTVDLLVDEEELERRRADLVPRPLPERGWSRLYASTVVQASEGADLDFLQS; this is translated from the coding sequence GTGAACGGATCCGAGAATGAAATCGGCGTCGACCGCAAGCTAACGAGCTACGGTGACCCGGGCTTCAGCAAGTTTCTTCGGCGCGCCTTCCTGTCCTCGGCAGGTCTGGACGCTGAAGACCTCAAGCGACCGGTTGTCGGAATCGTCAATACCTCTTCGGACTACACAACCTGCCACCGGGACATGCCTCAGCTCATCGAGCATGTGAAGCGCGGTGTCCTTGAAGCGGGAGGGTTGCCCTTTGTCTTCCCCGTGATGTCCCTCGGGGAGATCCTCACCAACCCCACCACCATGCTTTTCCGCAACCTCATGGCCATGGAGCTCGAGGAGCAAATCAAGTCCCAGCCCATGGACTCGGTGGTGCTGCTGGGCGGCTGTGACAAAACCGTGCCCGCTGAGCTCATGGCGGCGGCCAGCGCCGACATTCCTGCCATCGCACTCGTTGTCGGCCCCATGTCCGTCGGGTCCTACAAGGGCGAGCGGCTGGGAGCCTGCACTGATTGCCGTCGAATGTGGACCGACTACCGTGGCGGGAAGATCGACGAGGCGGGTATCGGCGAGGTGAACCAGGAATTGGCTCCCACTGCGGGCACCTGCATGGTGATGGGAACCGCCTCCACAATGGCCTGCCTGGTCGAGGCCATGGGAATGTCCTTGCCCTACGCCGGCACCGCACCGGCGGTGTCGGCGCAGCGCCTACGGCTGGGCGTTGAAACCGGACGCCGCGCCGTCGAAATCGGACTGTCCGGCCGCCGCCCATCAGAGATCATGACCGAAGGCGCCTTCCGGAATGCCGTGACGGTTCTGTCTGCCATTTCCGGCTCCACCAACGCCGTCATCCACCTCACCGCCATCGCGCGGCGGCTCGGACTGAAGCTCTCCCTGGAGGACTTCCACGAAATTGCATCCAGTGTCCCCCTCCTTGTCGACTGCAAGCCGGCGGGCAGGAACTACCTGCCGGACATGCACCGCGACGGCGGCGTCCCGGCCTTGCTGAGGACCCTGGCGCCGATGCTGGACCTGAGCGTCACCACCGTCACGGGTGAAACCCTTGGCCAGGTGCTAGAGGCCCATACCGGTCCGGAGGACTGGCAGGACACCATCCGCACCCTTGATGACCCGCTCGGACCGGAAGGTACCCTTGTCACCCTGACCGGTTCCCTCGCTCCCGGGGGTGCGGTACTCAAGGCGGCGGCTGCATCCCCAGATCTGCTGGTCCATGAGGGGACCGCCTGCGTCTTCGACTCCCTGGAGGATGTCGAAGCGCGGCTGGACGATGAAAAGCTGGGACTCACACCCGACCACGTCCTGGTGATGCGGAACATCGGTCCCGTTGGTGCAGGGATGCCCGAAGCCGGTTCCATACCGATTCCCAAATACCTCGCAGCACAGGGTGTGCGCGACATGGTTCGTATCTCCGATGGGCGGATGAGCGGCACCGCCTACGGCACCATAGTCCTTCACTGTGCTCCGGAAGCCGCCCTGGGCGGACCCCTCGCTTTGGTGCGCGACGGCGACCGCATCCGTCTCGATGTACCCAACCGCACTGTGGACCTCCTGGTCGACGAGGAAGAACTGGAGCGCCGGCGGGCCGACCTTGTTCCCCGCCCGCTTCCGGAACGCGGTTGGAGCAGGCTCTATGCATCTACCGTCGTCCAGGCCTCCGAAGGCGCCGACCTTGATTTCCTCCAATCATGA
- a CDS encoding mandelate racemase/muconate lactonizing enzyme family protein: MKIERIELFQVDLPYSGGLYHLSGGRTYESFDASIVKITADDGTVGWGESTPFGATYVAAHALGARAGIAELAPALLGRDPRQVDRNYDLLDATLVGHNHAKAPLDIACWDIFGKSVGLPVYELLGGSTGKPLTMMSSIHTGEPEEMRARVADHRARGYRGHSIKIGTADSDGGPALDAERIRACLADRQPGEFFFADANGGMTPETVLRMQAMLPVGADFVIEAPCATRRETLSLRQRCLYPIILDELIQQDEDVIWAIAQDAADGINLKVSKSGGLTPGRRQRDIARAGGLTVSVQDTVGSAIAFAGVAHLGATVPEKQLRCVLNTADMVTLETAKFDFIRRDGGILPPERPGLGLDVNEDVLGDPVAVWGN; encoded by the coding sequence ATGAAGATCGAGCGCATTGAACTGTTCCAGGTAGACCTGCCCTACTCCGGCGGCCTCTACCACCTGTCCGGCGGCCGCACCTACGAATCCTTCGACGCGTCGATCGTCAAGATCACGGCAGATGACGGGACGGTGGGCTGGGGCGAAAGCACTCCCTTCGGCGCCACCTACGTGGCTGCGCACGCGCTGGGCGCGCGCGCGGGCATTGCCGAACTCGCCCCTGCGCTGCTTGGCCGCGACCCGCGCCAGGTTGACCGCAACTACGACCTGCTCGACGCCACCCTGGTTGGACACAACCACGCGAAGGCGCCGCTGGACATCGCCTGCTGGGACATCTTCGGCAAGTCCGTGGGTCTGCCTGTCTACGAACTGCTGGGCGGATCCACCGGCAAGCCGCTCACCATGATGTCCTCGATCCACACCGGGGAGCCCGAGGAAATGCGTGCGCGCGTCGCTGACCACCGGGCCCGCGGCTACCGCGGCCACTCAATCAAAATCGGCACTGCCGACAGCGACGGCGGCCCCGCCCTGGACGCCGAGAGGATCCGCGCGTGCCTGGCTGACCGCCAGCCGGGTGAATTCTTCTTCGCCGACGCCAATGGCGGAATGACTCCGGAAACCGTGCTTCGCATGCAGGCCATGCTGCCTGTCGGAGCCGACTTCGTGATCGAGGCTCCCTGTGCCACCCGCCGCGAGACGCTGTCACTACGGCAGCGGTGTCTCTACCCGATCATCCTCGATGAACTCATTCAGCAGGACGAAGACGTCATCTGGGCCATCGCCCAGGATGCTGCCGACGGTATCAACCTGAAGGTTTCGAAGTCCGGTGGCCTCACGCCCGGACGCCGGCAGCGGGACATCGCCCGGGCAGGTGGGCTCACTGTGAGCGTGCAGGACACCGTTGGTTCCGCGATCGCTTTCGCAGGGGTTGCCCATCTTGGCGCGACCGTTCCCGAAAAGCAGCTCCGCTGTGTCCTCAACACCGCTGACATGGTGACCCTTGAGACCGCGAAATTCGACTTCATTCGACGCGACGGCGGAATCCTTCCTCCGGAGCGTCCCGGTCTCGGTCTTGACGTCAATGAGGATGTCCTGGGCGATCCGGTAGCAGTATGGGGTAACTGA
- a CDS encoding alcohol dehydrogenase family protein: protein MTGEVLTAARTEAGVDLPKTMEAAVLTGHGGLDKLEYRTDVAVPRPGQGEVLIEVGASAINNTDINTRIGWYSKAVSSETNAGGAAGFETITDDDAAWSGQALTFPRIQGADVCGRIVAVGDGVSSERIGERVLVRNMLRTYVDYRPYECWTFGSECDGGFAQFTVAPSRETHAVNSDWSDAELAAIPCAYSTAENMLHRAGVCTGERVVVTGASGGVGLAAVQLAKRRGAVVIAICSPEKAEQVLAQGADQTLDRGADIVAALGKNSVDVICDIVGGPKTSTLLDVLRSGGRYAVAGAINGPIAEIDLRTIYLKDLTLFGCTFQDDEVFENLVPYIEANEIHPVVSRTYPLADIAVAQEDFLSKKHTGKLVLLPPAAGTADSRNA from the coding sequence ATGACCGGAGAAGTACTCACTGCAGCTCGCACTGAGGCGGGCGTTGACTTGCCCAAAACGATGGAAGCCGCAGTCCTCACGGGGCACGGCGGACTTGACAAGCTCGAATACCGCACCGACGTCGCCGTTCCCCGGCCGGGACAGGGCGAGGTACTCATCGAGGTGGGCGCCTCTGCCATCAACAACACCGACATCAACACCCGTATCGGCTGGTATTCCAAGGCAGTCTCCTCGGAAACCAACGCGGGCGGAGCCGCCGGTTTCGAGACAATCACCGACGATGACGCCGCGTGGTCCGGTCAGGCGCTCACCTTCCCGCGCATCCAGGGTGCTGATGTGTGCGGACGGATCGTCGCGGTCGGCGACGGCGTGTCTTCCGAGCGAATCGGCGAGCGGGTCCTGGTCCGCAACATGCTGCGCACCTACGTTGATTACCGTCCCTACGAGTGCTGGACCTTCGGCAGCGAGTGCGACGGCGGCTTCGCCCAGTTCACGGTAGCTCCTTCCCGCGAGACGCACGCCGTCAACAGCGACTGGAGCGACGCCGAACTGGCGGCCATACCGTGTGCCTACTCGACGGCCGAGAATATGCTGCACCGCGCCGGTGTGTGCACCGGTGAGCGCGTTGTAGTCACCGGTGCATCCGGGGGAGTAGGCCTTGCCGCGGTCCAGTTGGCCAAGCGCCGTGGCGCCGTCGTAATCGCAATCTGCTCACCTGAAAAGGCGGAGCAGGTCCTGGCCCAGGGCGCGGACCAGACCCTTGACCGAGGTGCGGACATTGTGGCTGCACTGGGGAAGAACTCGGTCGACGTCATCTGCGACATCGTGGGCGGGCCCAAGACCTCAACACTCCTGGATGTGCTGCGTTCCGGTGGCCGGTATGCAGTTGCCGGGGCCATCAACGGTCCCATTGCCGAGATCGACCTGCGCACCATCTACCTGAAGGACCTTACGCTCTTCGGCTGCACCTTCCAGGACGACGAGGTCTTTGAAAACCTTGTGCCCTACATCGAGGCGAATGAGATCCATCCCGTAGTCTCCAGGACCTACCCGTTGGCCGACATCGCAGTTGCACAGGAGGACTTCCTGTCGAAGAAGCACACCGGCAAACTTGTCCTCCTTCCTCCTGCTGCCGGAACAGCAGACTCCCGCAACGCCTAA